The sequence TGCAGATCGCCCTTGGCGTCCTTGACCGCGACGATGTTGGGATGTTGGGCCAGCGTGCGCAGCGTGTCCCAGGTGATCGGCACGATGGAGCGCGGCGGAATGTCGTAGAGCACCACCGGCAGTGGCGTCGCATCGGCCACCGCGGTGAAGTGCGCCACCAGACCCGACTGCGGCGGCCGGGAGTAGTACGGCGTCACCACCAGCAGCCCGTGTGCACCCTCGGCGGCGCACGCCTTCGCCAGCCGCACACTGTGCGCGGTGTCATAGGTGCCCACCCCGGCGATGATCCGGGCGCGGTCACCGACGGCCTCCAGTACGGTGCGCACCAGCGTGACTTTCTCGTCGTCGGTCGTCGTCGGGGACTCACCGGTGGTGCCGGAGAGCACCAACCCGTCGCAGCCGGCGTCTACCAGGCGGTTCGCCAGCCGCGCCGCGGTCGCGGTGTCCAGGGACCCGTCGGGCTTGAACGGAGTCACCATCGCGGTCAGCACGGTACCCACCT comes from Mycolicibacterium pulveris and encodes:
- the dapA gene encoding 4-hydroxy-tetrahydrodipicolinate synthase gives rise to the protein MVTPFKPDGSLDTATAARLANRLVDAGCDGLVLSGTTGESPTTTDDEKVTLVRTVLEAVGDRARIIAGVGTYDTAHSVRLAKACAAEGAHGLLVVTPYYSRPPQSGLVAHFTAVADATPLPVVLYDIPPRSIVPITWDTLRTLAQHPNIVAVKDAKGDLHGGGQIMAETGLAYYSGDDALNLPWLAMGAVGFISVWGHMAASQLRDMLTAFNSGDMTTARKISVTLGPLNSAQTRLGGVTLAKAALRLLGFEAGDPRLPQMPATAAQLEELAADMRAAAVLR